A part of Crassostrea angulata isolate pt1a10 chromosome 5, ASM2561291v2, whole genome shotgun sequence genomic DNA contains:
- the LOC128185359 gene encoding multiple epidermal growth factor-like domains protein 11, translating to MFITEIIHIMKICNPVCFFVGAFVFATTMVKVVSPEQLCIREVEDCCLIWSLNGTGICKKCFKGYIGNKCEFTCPYPGYGESCQQNCNCEEQYCNHITGCQDGSPTFTPNSKSATEIDRSVLHVDVATKKISCPAGFIGNNCQISCRFPAFGYGCQLKCECSQNYCNHIIGCNGKYVHIF from the exons ATGTTCATCACCGAAATAATCCACATCATGAAAATTTGCAATCCTGTCTGTTTTTTCGTAGGAGCTTTTGTTTTCGCTACAACAATGGTAAAAGTCGTATCTCCAGAACAGCTGTGcataag ggAAGTTGAAGATTGTTGTTTGATATGGTCTTTGAACGGCACTGGAATATGTAAAA AATGTTTCAAAGGATATATTGGGAATAAATGCGAATTTACCTGCCCATATCCAGGCTACGGGGAATCTTGCCAGCAAAATTGTAACTGTGAAGAACAGTATTGTAATCACATCACAGGATGTCAAG ATGGCTCACCAACATTTACACCAAACTCAAAATCCGCTACCGAAATCGACAGATCTGTTCTTCATGTAGATGTAGCTACGAAGAAGATAT CATGCCCCGCCGGTTTCATTGGAAATAATTGTCAAATATCGTGTCGATTTCCAGCATTTGGTTATGGGTGCCAGTTGAAATGTGAATGCAGCCAGAACTACTGTAATCACATAATTGGTTGTAATGGTAAATATGTGCACATTTTCTGA